The genomic region TGTATGTAGATCAGTGACATAAAACCTAAATcgtatccattttaaattcaagctgtaacacaacagaatgtggaaaaagtcaagggtgtgaatactctctgaaggcaATGTTGATCGGTGTCCCAGGTCAGTTGACCAGCAAAAACTCCTGACCCCCTAAGGATAGATGTTTTGCTCGGTTATGACACAGTTATTTCCTCCATCTGAGCCTTCTTTTTAATCCACAGCAGTGACCGCGAGAAGTGGCACAACATTTCGGGCTGTGTTCAGACCAAGCTCACCACCTGTAATATACAGTCTGGATGTGTGATGGTgcgagtcctggctcaggaagggaACCGCACATCCAGATCCGTCGAAGCCTGTCGACATGGTAACGGATCATTCTACTTCAGTTATGATAAACTGTATACAATTTGGATCTGGCCTGTTTCATGTCATGTCCAAGGCCAAGTTTGCTTCATCAGTAGGCCAGCGCGCTGGTAGCATTGGTTTGGTGCGAAAGCTTGAGTAACGGTATTTTAAAATCCAAGTTCCCCACCCCTTCTCTTTCTGACCCACCCTTCTCCTTCTGTCCCACCCTTCTCCTTCTgtcccacccctctccttctgacccacccacccctctccttctgtcccacccacccctctctttctgacccacccacccctctccttctgacccacccacccctctccttctgacccacccacccctctcattctgacccacccacccctctccttctgacccacccacccctctccttctgacacacccacccctctccttctgactcacccacccctctccttctgactcacccaccccctctccttctgactcacccacccctctccttctgactcacccacccctctccttctgacccacccacccctctccttctgacccacccacccctctccttctgacccacccacccctctccttctgacccacccacccctctccttctgacccacccacccctctccttctgacccacccacccctctccttctgacccacccacccctctccttctgacccacccacccctctccttctgactcacccacccctctccttctgactcacccacccctctccttctgacTCACCCACCCTCTCCTTCTGACTCACCCACCCCTCTACTTCTGACTcacccacccctctccttctgactcacccacccctctccttctgactcacccacccctctccttctgactcacccacccctctccttctgactcacccacccctctccttctgactcacccacccctctccttctgacCCACCCACCCTCTCCTTCTGACTcacccacccctctccttctgacccacccacccctctccttctgacccacccacccctctccttctgacccacccacccctctccttctgacccacccacccctctccttctgacccacccacccctctctttctgacccacccacccctctccttctgtcccacccctctccttctgacccacccacccctctccttctgacccacccacccctctccttctgacacacccacccctctccttctgacccacccacccctctccttctgacacacccacccctctccttctgacACACCCACGCAGCTGATTCTTGCAGCCCTGAAGTCCAGTTGACCTCCAAGGAAGGACTTCTGATGGTCCACATGGTAAAGAACAACCGTCTACTGGAGGATAATGGAGACCATTTTCAATACGACGTTCAATATGGCCGAGACGGGGAGGAGCTCAAAGTGAGTAGCAAGAGGAAGCAAGCcatgtttaaaaaacaaaacaaaaaaaaacaaacatttaaattAAAAAGGAATGCAGGTTTTCTTTATCCAGCACTGAAACACCATATTCATCCAAGGTTTGGGCAATTAATTGGGAAGTCATCAGGCATTTTGGTGATCCCCACTGTAGGATGTTAGTGTGATCGAAGATGAGTTGATGTGCCTCGCTCTACCCTTGTTTTAGCAGGATCTTTACACCTCCGCATCCCTTATTACCATCAAACATCTGGATGTGGGCCGGAGGTACTGTGTACAGGTCCGGTATTTATGTTACCAAAAACCCTTTGGAACCCCCAGCGTTCAACATTGTGAGTCCATCCAAGAGTCAGGTGAGGCTCATCCAAGCTTTCTCTGTATTCGTTGACTTGCTGTTACCGTTATCCTATCCTCTaatgcaggtattcccaaactggggtcccccccaaaaatatatatatattcttcacattttcaaacagttcattttatattttacaactgggctatacatttgggtgagttttttttctctcacctgggtagccttgtttcactgccaaaaataaaattcaaccatctagtgttcagcgaaataacaacacaatgtcaaatacaggtagccttgtcaaacaattaacatccaatcacattaaccgttactctctcacgggaattccactaacggtccgtatggagccaaacgtagctgctgctcatgttggtatctgtactgatggagcaaaagccatgacagggagacatagtggagtgcaagcagttgctcccgacgccacttgggtccactgcagcatccaccgagaggctcttgggtccactgcagcatccaccaagaggctcttgggtccactgcagcatccaccgagaggctcttgggtacactgcagcatccaccgagaggctcttgggtccactgcagcatccaccgagaggctcttgggtccactgcagcatccaccgagaggctcttgggtacactgcagcatccaccgagaggctcttgggtacactgcagcatccaccgagaggctcttgggtccactgcagcatccaccgagaggctcttgggtgcagcatccaccgagaggctcttgggtccactgcagcatccaccgagaggctcttgggtccactgcagcatccaccgagaggctcttgggtacactgcagcatccacctagaggctttTGCTACCAAGGGAATGTCTGatcagcttgaaagacgttttggacactacagtgaaaatggttaactttgttaaagcaaggcccctgaactctcgtgtattttctgccctatgcaatgatatgggcagtgacccatctaacgcttttacaacatacagaagtgcactggttatcaaggggaaactattgacacattttttttttgagagagactagcttaaagttttctttactgaccataattttcacttgtctgatgatgagtttctcacacgactggcctatctgggtgaggttttttctcgcctgaatgatctaaatctaggattacagggactctccgcaactattatcaatgtgcaggacaaaattgaggctgtgattaagaagttggagctcattgtatgatttttttgttgttgttgtgtgcaaatgaactcaagcttacggacaatgtcaaatgtgatatagcgacgcacctgagtgagttgggtgcgcaattacgcagttACTTTCCTGAAACGGATGACAGAAATAACTAGATTCGTTATCATGccttgcctccagtccacttaccgatatctgaacaattgcaacaagcggttctgtggaAATTGTATTtcatcagaagccactgccagatttctggattgggctacGCTCAGAGTAACCTGcattggcaaatcgcgctgttaagacactgatgccctttgcaaccacgtacctatgtgagaatggatTCTCGGCCATCACTAGCATAAaaaaatacaggcacagactgtgtggaaattGATTTAAGACTGAGCCTCTCTCCAATACAActcaacattgcagagttatgtgcatcatttcaagcacacccttctcattaacctgtggtgagttattcaccatttttgatgaacaaataaggttttacaagtaagatggttaaataaagagcaaaattattgattattattatattatttgtgccctggtcctataagaactatttgtcacttcccacgagccaggCTGTGACAataactcacactcattcttgtgtttaataaatgtattatagtgtgtgtgtgtgtgtgtgtgtgtgtggcaggcttacaatgatagcacaaaaaaaaaacatttgagagtgcgctgaccctggttcTAGAGGGGGtgcgcagctggaggttgaatgtttgaaggggtacgggatgataaaaagtttgggaaccactgttctaATGATAACACCTAGTAACTCCTCATTCTCTCGCAAAACACTCAAAGGCCAGTTTTAAGTACACCACCTCGTTCGCgaaaatggttcgctcctacagacagtgagtcacgtggccgtgcattcgggaagtactcagaccccttgactatttccacattttgttacgttacagccttattctaaaattgattacatactTTTTCCCCCCttgtcaatctacacaaaatactccataatacATCCAGAACAGCCTGACTTCTTCGGGGCATGGAAACGTTTCCAAATTGGTATCAATAGACCTAATGCGTgccatgaaaaaaaaaatcccccacaccattacaccactgcCACCAACCTTGGCTTTTTCCTCATCTTGGTATGTTACAGCCTTTTATTTTAAAAACGAATCTTgtaaaaaagtttggacaccaactcattcaagggtttttctttacttttactattttctacattgtagaataatagtgaagacatcaaaactatgaaataacacatggaatcatgtagtaaccaaaaaagtgttgaacggatatttatatttgagattcttcaaagtcgtcaccctttgccttgatgacagctttgcacacgcttggcattctctcaaccagcttcacctggaatgcttttccaacagtcttaaaggagttcccacatatgctaagcacttgttggtggcttttccttcactctgcggtccaactcatcccaaaccatctcaattgggttgaggttgggtgattgttgaggccaggtcatctaatgcagcactccgtcaccctctttcttggtcaaatagcccttacacagcctggaggtgtgttttgggtcattgtcctgtagaaaaataaatgatagtcccactaagcgcaaaccagatgggatagcgtatcactgcagaatgctgtttaaGTGTaaataaattctaaataaatcactgacagtgtcaccagcaaagcactcccacaccacctcctccatgcttcaagtactgagtaaagagactGATATTTCAggcaagccgcactgcttcttgacacaatgcccacataacccggaagccagctgcaccgaaggaaacacctggcaaccgtgtcagcatgcactgtgcctggcccgccacaggagtcagtagtgcgtgatgggacaaggacatcccctaacctggactacgctgggccaattgtttcatcacattcacagtgggtcagaagtttacatgcactcaattagtatttggtagcattgcctttaaatggtttaacttaggtcaaacgtttcaggtagccttccacaagcttcccacaataagttgggtgaattttggcccattcctcctgacagagctggtgtagctgagtcaggtttgtaggcctccttgctcggacatgctttttcagttctgcccacaaattttctatgggattgaggtcagggctttgtgatggccactccaataccttgactttgttgtaccattttgccacaactttggaagtatgcttgtggtcattgtccatttggaagacccatttgcgaaccagctttaacttcttgactgatgtcttgagatgttgcttcaatatatccacataatttcccgcctcatgatgccatctattttgtgaagtgcaccagtccctcctgcagcaaagtaccccacaacatgatgctgccaccccagtctggcttttttatgttggttttggagcagtggcttctccttgctgagcggcctttcaggttatatataggacttgttttactgtggatatagatactttagtacctgtttcctccggcatcttcacaaggtcctttgctgttgttctgggattcatttgcacttttcgcaccaaagtgcattcatctctaggagacagaacgcggtTCCGccacattcaacttagtgtatgtaaacttctgacccactgaaattgtgatacagtgaattacaagttaaataatctgtctgtaaacaattgttggaaagattatttgtgtcatgcacaaagtagatgtcctaaccgacttgccaaaactatagtttgttaataagaaatttgtggagtggttgaataacgagttaataactacaacctaagtgtatgtcaacttccgacttccaACTGTATCTATATGAATCTATATTGATAGATGGATATATCTATATTGCTCCCTATTTCTCTGTGTGAGATGTGTGTTATCTTCTTTTACAGAAAGGACACAGAAAAAGAAGATTGTGGCGATCGGTGTGACCTTTACCATCCTGTTGGGTGTCTTGGTAGTGGGCCTTACGCTCTTCATCTACAGGCACCATAAGAAAATCAAAGAGTTCCTCCAGCCCCCACTACGGTTACCAGACCACTATTGTGAGGTACGTCTTTCCACGGATACAGTGATCATAGATGTGTTGTTTCATGTGATAATAGAGTCTGTTCATATGGGTGCCTGTCAACTAAATGCCCTTTTCATTTTAGTCAAATTTTAGTCTCATCACAGTTTGTAATACCTCctttacctacctacctagtAAACACAGTGTCTCCTGGAAGTATTCTTAccccttgacctattccacattttgaTGTTGTTACAGCCTAATTTCAAATtggattaaatgtatttttcacCCAcactacacacgataccccataatgacaaagtgaaaacatgtttctagaaatgttagcaaatttattgaaaattaattaCAGATCTAATTTTCTTAACTATTAAGTATTCACAATCCTTTGGTATGAAACTCCAAactgagttcaggtgcatccaatttacTTTTATGGTCCTTGAGATGCATGGAAGAATTGGAgaaaaatccccaaatccagatgtgcaaggCTGATAGACCCAAGACGAATATCTcgaggggtttgaatactttccgatggcATTGTATGTTTACTATAGGTTAATGAGGCATTACAAATGTGATGTGACAAAAACAGAGGGCATTTAGTTAACTAATATGACCCTGTTTTCATGATTTTGAAAATAACTAGACTAAATCATTGTTCAAATAACCAAAATGACAATGCTATTTAATCTATTTATTTTAGTCTAAATTATTCAGATTAGACTAaatctaaaaattaaaaaaaagtgCCAAAATGAACAGGCATCTGTTAATGGAACTCCCTTGCATAAATAAAATGCATCAGTTGCCTTGTGCGAGCCAGAATGGCCCATAGGGCAGGAGCCTATCACCTGTGTCTGTGGCGTTAGGCCCCCTTGATGTACAAGTAGCTTACAACCACTGGACAAAGCGCTAACAACTTTCACGATTGGGTTGATTTTCCAGTACCTGTCAGGGGTGTTCCCCCAGCAGGCCCTGTCCCTCACAACCAGTCCCTGTGAAGAACGCCATGATCTCATCTCCATCGTCTGCCTTGAAGAGGACCTGATTCCTGAGTCTGACAGAGAGCAGGATTATGACTCGCCTAATGGACTGGATGTATTAGATCATTATGAATGAGCCTGTGACTTCAGACATAAGACTTTTTCCATTAGGATTTGAGATGAACTTGATAGCGTCAGAACATTaactaggggcggcaggtagcctagtggtaagcgtgttgggtcagtaaccgaaaggttgctggatcgaatccccgagctgacaaggtaaaaatctgtcgttctgcccctgagcaaggcagttaacccactgttccccggtcggccgtcattgtaaataagaatttgtctagTGAACTGATTTGCTTAGTGAAATAGTTTTATAGTAGGCCTGGCTATTGCACTGTTTCCACTCCAAAGGCTTTGCTGAGCATCAGCtaccggggcggcaggtagcctagtgattagagcgttggactagtaaccggaaggttacgagtttaaacccccgaactgacaaggtacaaatctgtcgttctgcccctgaacaggcagttaacccactgttcccagtcattgaaaataagaatttgtttttaactgacttgcctggttaaataaagaaaaaagaaaaaaattatTGTTGATCAAAAGAAAACTATTTTACAATAAAGTAAACTTCTGTGGGTATTTTAGTTTGCTCTGCAACCGGGGCCAGAGAAAGATGCTTGTGTCTCAGTAATTACACCGACCCAGTAGCTGGATATTCATTGGATAATAATAGGTGCAATCAGGTAGTCTGGCTAAAAATAGACCCGCTATACATTTCTAATTCATTTTAGGAAAGTGCTGAGGTTTTCTGGAAAAGTAAGAAAGTGTCCTTGGGCCAGGACTTAAATTGGGGATTTTTGTTTGTTACATTACTGCTGTATATGACAAATCTGTACACTTCACACTATTTCTAAGTATGAAAAAAATAATTCAAATGTTTAATGGGGTACTTTGGGATTTAAGCAATGCTAACTACCGTTAGTGCTAACTACCGTTAGTGCTAACTACCGTTAGTGCTAACTAGTGCTAACTACCGTTAGTGCTAACTAGTGCTAACTACCGTTAGTGCTAACTAGTGCTAACTACCGTTAGTGCAATGACTGGGAAGTtcatgggtatctgctagcaggTAATTTTACGAACCAATTAAATTTTCCCTgaggtgtactgtatgtatgttcaAAGTTGGTTATGTCTAAAGTGTCAGTGTGCTGAGACCTATATGCTGTCACTTTATACGTTCTCCTCGTACTAATTGAATTTATTTTTATATTGATTGTATTTCTTCTGTCAAATCCTTTCATTACTTCATGCTGTTAATAAACGTTTGGACACAGTCaagggtgtttctttattttgactatagCGAAGACCAAAAAACACTGAAATAccacatagaatcatgtagtagccaaaaaagtgtgaacaaatcaaaatatattttatatattagattctttaaagtaatGTTCGGTTCGGAGaatatgaaatatacttattcatgtcactgagggagagagggtaatgtaacgtttacattatgtcaggatatgtcactgagggagagggtaatgtaacgtttacattatgtcaggatatgtcactgagggagagggtaatgtaacgtttacattatgtcaggatatgtcactgagggagagagggtaatgtaacgtttacattatgtcaggatatgtcagagggagagagggtaatgtaacgtttacattatgtcaggatatgtcactgagggagagggtaatgtaacgtttacattatgtcaggatatgtcactgagggagagggtaatgtaacgtttacattatgtcaggatatgtcactgagggagagagggtaatgtaacgtttacattatgtcaggatatgtcaaagggagagagggtaatgtaacGTTTACaatatgtcaggatatgtcactgagggagagggtaatgtaacgtttacattatgtcaggatatgtcactgagggagagggtaatgtaacgtttacattatgtcaggatatgtcactgagggagagggtaatgtaacgtttacattatgtcaggatatgtcactgagggagagagggtaatgtaatgtttacattatgtcaggatatgtcactgagggagagagggtaatgtaacatttacattatgtcaggatatgtcactgagggagagagggtaatgtaacatttacattatgtcaggatatgtcactgagggagagggtaatgtaacgtttacattatgtcaggatatgttattgtgagtgttacagatacagttatcctgtgtgtgtgtgtgtatcctgtgtgtgtgtttcttttctctccttctcccctcacaggtgaaaatcatcactccccaatcagtcaacaatcaatcatcaatcagaagacacacctcctcctatttcctgacctatcacagttccttccccatggtttaaaaaccccatcatttgtttgttctggagcccagctcaatctctctgtaaatgccatgtctgtaggtctctgtgtttcactctcgctttgtgtcgtaacctctcttttgtttaagcacctcatagcactttgtcatcacctgtgagtattgtttttggttatggtgtttgggtttgattgctggtggaaaagggggaaaccaagacaagtcgcccatgggcatacactacccgtaggtgaactttgttaaatacactagttagaactgggcggaccacccactgtatttttggttagttagttagctgttgttaaagtaggctagtctagcttaggggtgtttttgaatacttattgtttctttccttgggtccagcccagccccttttcctgctccccccattaccgtgtgtttataaataaacctagagtttgacggtagatttcagttgtcgtgcttatttcgttcacacttttcctttgtcacaataatttgcatgagttatgttacgagtctcattaccatcccccccctagactgtcgggccaaaagggattcgtaacagtgagccatcagggatcctctgggaggagaagagacagtctGGTACCAGGCACCATGACAGCCGTGAGTTGGGCAGGCAAGGGATCACATGTGGCAGGCATTGATAAGAGGTGAGACCTCCGGTACTACAACCATCTATagtactaccacctccactactactaatactactaccatctgtagtactaccacctccactactactaatactactaccatctgtagtactaccacctccactaccattactactaccacctccactaccattactactaccacctccactaccattactactaccacctccactaccattactactaccacctccactaccattactactaccacctccactaccattactactaccacctccactaccattactactactactactaccaatactactactaccacctccactactactaatactactaccatctatagtactaccacctccactactactactactaccacctccacaacAACTACTATTACcgcctccactactactactactactactaccacctccacaacAACTACTATTACCACCGCCACTATTACCACCTCCACAACAACTACTATTACcgcctccactactactactatcacctccactactactaccatctatagtactaccacctccacgactactactactaatactaccacctccactactactaccacctccacaacAACTACTATTACcgcctccactactactactactaccacctgtaGTACTACCACctcccctactactactaccacctccacaacAACTACTATTACCACCtccacgactactactactactaccaccaatactactactaccacctccacaactactactactactaccacctccactactactaccacctccacaacAACTACTATTACcgcctccactactactactaatactactaccatctatagtactaccacctctactactactactaccacctccacaacAACTACTATTACcgcctccactactactactactaccatctgtagtactaccacctccactactactactaccacctccacaacAACTACTattaccacctccactactactactactaccatctatagtactaccacctccacgactactactactgctactaccaatactactactaccacctccacaactactactactactaccacctccaatAATACTACCACCTCCACAACAACTACTATTACCGCctctactaatactactaccatctgtagtactaccacctccactactactactaccacctccacaacAACTACTATTAccgcctctactactactaatactactaccatctatagtactaccacctccactactactaccacctccactactactaccacctccactactaccactaccaccaccactactactactactactactactactactactactactactactactactaccacctccactactactaccaccactaccaccactactactactactaccaccaccaccaccaccactactactactactactactactactactactactactactactactactactactaccaccactactactactactaccactactactactactaccaccactactactactactaccaccactactactaccactactactactactactaccaccactactactactactactactaccaccactactactactactaccaccaccactactactactactactactactactactaccacctccactactactaccaccactactactactactactactactaccactactactactaccaccactactactactactaccaccacctctactactactactaccaccacctctactactactactaccaccaccactactactactactactaccaccacctctactactactaccaccacctctactactaccaccacctctactaccacctctactactactactaccaccacctctactactactactaccaccacctctactactactactaccaccacctctactactactactaccaccacctctactactactactaccactaccaccacctctactactactactaccactaccaccacctctactactactaccaccaccaccaccacctctactactactaccaccaccacctctactactacttctacgaCTACCACCttcactactaccactaatactactactactactactactaccaccacctccacaacaactactactactaccaccacctccacaacaACTACTATTAccgcctctactactactaatactactaccatctatagtactaccactaccacctctactactactactactaccacctctactaccacctctactactactactactaccactactactactaccaccacctctactactactaccaccacctctactactactactactactaccaccacctccactactaccacttctacgaCTACCACCttcactactaccactaatactactacaactacgaCTACCACCTtcaatactactacaactacgaCTACCACCTTCAATACAACtacaaccacttctactactactaccaccaccttcactactactacctacttcactactaccactactactaccgcctctactactacgactaccaccTTCACTACTCCTACCACCTTCACTACTCCTACCACCTTCACTACTCCTACCACCttcactactactactcctaccaccttcactactactactactaccaccttcACTACTACCACcttcaccaccactactaccaccttcACCACCACTACTTtcttttccggttccgggttggagcgagcggtcgcatctacacttcggtccgcaggtagtataacttttcattacatttcattataggacaacggtttgatttgtctaatcttagcaatttcttcttagctagctacatagccgtctttgtatcaaagataattgcgtaattatcgtatttcgtcgtcctaacgtagtctacactgctaactgcccagcagctagctaacgtccactagcactgtagaaactattacactcaactgaacgact from Oncorhynchus masou masou isolate Uvic2021 chromosome 29, UVic_Omas_1.1, whole genome shotgun sequence harbors:
- the LOC135518942 gene encoding uncharacterized protein LOC135518942 isoform X1, with product MLCLNGVLLFWTLCHVLRQAWSEDELSSPRDVRVDSAVRWRPATDRPGINYTVQYRSSDREKWHNISGCVQTKLTTCNIQSGCVMVRVLAQEGNRTSRSVEACRHADSCSPEVQLTSKEGLLMVHMVKNNRLLEDNGDHFQYDVQYGRDGEELKQDLYTSASLITIKHLDVGRRYCVQVRYLCYQKPFGTPSVQHCESIQESERTQKKKIVAIGVTFTILLGVLVVGLTLFIYRHHKKIKEFLQPPLRLPDHYCEYLSGVFPQQALSLTTSPCEERHDLISIVCLEEDLIPESDREQDYDSPNGLDVLDHYE
- the LOC135518942 gene encoding uncharacterized protein LOC135518942 isoform X2, translated to MLCLNGVLLFWTLCHVLRQAWSEDELSSPRDVRVDSAVRWRPATDRPGINYTVQYRSSDREKWHNISGCVQTKLTTCNIQSGCVMVRVLAQEGNRTSRSVEACRHADSCSPEVQLTSKEGLLMVHMVKNNRLLEDNGDHFQYDVQYGRDGEELKDLYTSASLITIKHLDVGRRYCVQVRYLCYQKPFGTPSVQHCESIQESERTQKKKIVAIGVTFTILLGVLVVGLTLFIYRHHKKIKEFLQPPLRLPDHYCEYLSGVFPQQALSLTTSPCEERHDLISIVCLEEDLIPESDREQDYDSPNGLDVLDHYE